Part of the Streptomyces sp. RFCAC02 genome is shown below.
CTACGAGGGGTACCAACGGAGGGGCCGGGAGGCCACCACCTCTACGACGACGGGGTCGTCATCGCCCCTACGAGGGGTACCAACCCGAGCAGGAGCGGTGCGCCGCGTGGCTGTCGGAGCAGGTCGTCATCGCCCCTACGAGGGGTACCAACGGAGCGCGCCGAGGCCATCGCGCGCGCTGATCTCCACGTCGTCATCGCCCCTACGAGGGGTACCAACTCCACTCGGCCGATGAGCCGCGCGGCGCCTCGGGTCGTCGTCATCGCCCCTACGAGGGGTACCAACCGTCGCCCGCCGGCGCTGTAGGTCTGGCAGGGCGGGTCGTCATCGCCCCTACGAGGGGTACCAACATCGTCCACCGGTCGGCGGTGGGGCTGTACCGCGCCCGTCGTCATCGCCCCTACGAGGGGTACCAACGTGGTGCGGGCGCGGGAGCAGACGGGGCAGGCCCGTAGTCGTCATCGCCCCTACAAGGGGTACCAACAGACGGCAGCAGAGCCACCGGGCGGGTCGGCGGCCGGGGCCTCATCGTCTCCGTATAGGGAACGAGTTCCGCGCCGATGATCGACGACGCCATCGCCGCCCGGATGCAACCACCGCTACATAGCCGCCGCACGATGGTCGCCGGATCCGCAAACTGAGAGCAGCGCAAGTGCACTCACCGTTGATGAGGCGGCGAGGCCAGCCAGAGCCAGTCTCACCGCTCCATCGGGCCAAACGTTGCCCCTCTGAGGGGCGATGATGCCAACTTGCGACCACCACTTAGCAGGTAAGAAGCAAGTTGCGACCCCTGCACAGCCGTCACGTCCGCGAACGCTGGGGCGATGACACAGATGAGGATAGGCCGACAAGCCACCCCTCCCAAGCTTCTGCGTGCCTGTCGTTGCTACTTATCTGCTGTGTACCGCTTGTGCTGCGAAGCATGGGTCTGCTACGGTCCCCTCGGCCAGGGCCACTGTGGCAGGGGCCACTGACAATCAGGCCCGGAGCCGTGCGTGCTGGTGGGCGGGGACTTCAGGATTCAGGGCGGGGATGTGCCATGCGGCTGCGTCTCGAAGTGCACACGAAGGCACGGAGGTTGGAGTGGGACGATGTGCTCGCTCCGGGGCGCGCCTTCTCGTACGGGTTGCTGGAACGCGGAGCGCCGGCGTTGGGCTCCCAGCTGCACACGTCCGGCTGGGGACCTCACGGTATGGTCCCTTTCGGGTACAGCGCGCCCATGTTCCCGAAGGCCAGGCGCCAGCGCGGGGTGTATGCCTCGGACGGGCCGGGCGTCATCGAGCTGGGGAGCCCACTGCCGTCCGTCGTAGAGGGGTGGGCAGCGGCGCTCCGCGAGATACCGGTCATCGGGTGGGGAGCGACGGCGCTGTTCATCGACCGAGTCGTGGCCGTCGAGGCCCCGCCCTTCACCTCCGGACGAGCCACGTTCCGCACGGTGACTCCCGTGGTGATGAAGTCCTCCGGCAGGGACGACTCGGGTACACGGGTACGGCGCCAGGCCTGGTGTCTGCCTGGTGAGCCGGAATGGGACGTGTATATGCAGGCCAACCTGCGACGGAAGGCCGAGACCCTCGGTCTCGATCCCGATGTGAGCCTCGACGAAGTGCGCTGGGTCGGCCCGAAGCGGTCGTTCAGCGTGGCCAGCGCGTCGGGGCCAGGGGGCAAGAAGCCCGGCGCATGCGTCGAGGTGGCGTTGTCCGGTGCGCCGGAAACGCTCTCGGCGATCCACTCCTGGGGGCTCGGTCAGGCGAACGCCGCCGGCATGGGCTGGATCGGAGCATGACGTTGCCCGTAGCGCTACCGCCCCGGTATCCGTGTTCGATCCGCAAGCGACCAACTGCCTGGAGGAAGGACGGCAGGTGATGGCTGACAAGCAGGAGACGGAATGGTCAGTGGTGCTGACCTCGAGCCCACTGCAACGAGCGGGGGCGTTCGCGCTCGCCGCGCTGGCCGACGTCGACCATCCAGACGAACTGACGTCGGACACCTTCCTGGAAACCGTCAACCGTATGACCGGCGATCTGCTGGTCACCAGCGAGGTGACCAAGGCCGACGAGCCCGGCGGCTTCTGGCTCAGCGCCAGTTACATGCTTTGGCCCAATTCGAAGATCAACCCGACCGCCCGGAAGAAGCAGTCTCCGGCCGAGCGGCGCGACGCGATTCGCGAGTGGCGAGCCGAGCCTGGACCCGCTGACCGTCTGGACGCGCCGTGCGCCTACTGCGGGCGTGGGGCGTACACGTGGTTCGGCAAGGTGGACATCCCGCTCGGGGCCAGTGTCGCCCACCGGAACACCACAGCGAGGGGACATGAGGGCACTCCATTGTGCTACCCCTGTGTGGCAAGCTTGTGGGCCTTTCCCTACGGGGCGACTTTGTCGGGTGGTCGTGCCGCCCTGGTGCACTCGTGGGACGACACCTTCCTCGCACGCACGACACGGCAGGCGGTGGACCGGACCCTTCGGGCGGCAACCGTGGCCATGCCAAAGGGGAAAAAACCCGTTCCCTACGCGCGTGAGTTGGCGGTGTTGACCGCAGTGCGGGCCTACACCCACCGCATCTCGGCGCCGGTGGAGCTGATGGTCCTCTCCAACTCCAACAAGGAGCAGCTGCTCGCTACGCAGGAGATGGGGCAACCGGTCGCCGAGTGGTTGCGGTCCACCAGGCGGTCAGAGGCCGCCTACCAGAGGCTGGCGATGACCCAGGGGACGAAGCAGGTGCCGGGCGAGGCGTTCCTCGCCAAACGGGCGTTCAGTCGGCCGGCCCAGGTGCTGGACTTCGCCGTCGGCCATCTGCTCTCGCGGATCTCCGCGTCGGTGTGCATCCCGGACGACGTGCAAGCGCTGGGTCCTCTCATCGACTCCTACTGCCGAAAGGTGCTGACGATGGACGACAAGGACATCGAGCAGATCAAGGCCCTGGCGCGACGTGTCGCCGGGCTTCTGGGACAGGACGACCGGCCGGGTCCGTTCCGGGACTTCATCCGCGCCAACACCAGGGGCGGCAACCTGCACGCCTGGTTCCGCATGAAGTCGGTGGACTGGCTGCTCTACCCCCGGCCGAAGGATGCCGCGCCGACCCTGCTGCCCGTCCGGCATTACCGACTGCTGTTCGAGGACGAGCGCTCCTGGTCGTATCGGCGGCTGTTGGTGTTCGCCGTGATCGAGGCCCTCGGCGAAGCCGGTTGGCAGCCGAAGGGCTCGAAGGAAGAGATTCAGGAAGTCGAGGAAGCGGCGAAGGCAGTGGCCGCTGACAGCGAGGAGGATGCGACGTCATGACGTTTCTGGTGGGGCAGAGCGTTCTGCAGATCAAGGCCGGTGCACCGAACAACGGGCGGGGCGAAGAGAACCGGGGCATGGTCAAGCAGTTCACGGCGGGGCGTGACACCTACCCGTATGTGTCTGCGCAGGCCAGTCGACGTTGGCTGCGGGACAGTCTGCCGGCGGAGGAGCCGACCTCTCCGGTCGTCCGCACCGGTGAGGGGAAGAAGCAGCAGGCCTACACGCACGGCAGGCCCGACCGCTACATGGACGACGATCTGTTCGGATACATGATCGCGGTCAAGGCCGGCACCGTGGACGGCAAGCGTGAGGAGTCGGGGACGTTCATGCGGGACACGGTGCTGGCAACCGGCACCCTGGTGGCCGTCGTGCCGAACAAGCCTGTCATGGACTTCGGCACCATGAGCCGCGACTTCGAGCCCGACACGCACCCGGTGATCCATGAGCA
Proteins encoded:
- a CDS encoding CRISPR-associated endoribonuclease Cas6, which translates into the protein MFPKARRQRGVYASDGPGVIELGSPLPSVVEGWAAALREIPVIGWGATALFIDRVVAVEAPPFTSGRATFRTVTPVVMKSSGRDDSGTRVRRQAWCLPGEPEWDVYMQANLRRKAETLGLDPDVSLDEVRWVGPKRSFSVASASGPGGKKPGACVEVALSGAPETLSAIHSWGLGQANAAGMGWIGA